The following are encoded together in the Lactuca sativa cultivar Salinas chromosome 1, Lsat_Salinas_v11, whole genome shotgun sequence genome:
- the LOC111894715 gene encoding rho GTPase-activating protein REN1, producing MVESKTNNSATTTTKNNNANLKHNNSVITNNNIETNNNSAVSNNKIDVNTNSDSKTSVDALAQGYGGGGTLSPHEDAQMSESKHSLNGNKKWTLETSFFTWAMIFLDFVYKSGPLFLSSKGIGWTSWKKRWFVLTQTSLVFFRSDPNVASQRGCEVNLTLGGIDINSSGSVVVKVDKKLLTVLFPDGRDGRAFTLKAETIDDLNEWKDALEEALANAPSASPKVGHNGTLKNENIDIVNGSSEQSNDQPLTTSLVLGRPILLALEDIDGTPSFLEKALRYVEDHGLKVEGILRQAADVEDVERRIQEYEHGKVEFTANEDAHVIGDCIKYVLRELPSSPVPASCCNALLDAYRTDRATRVNAIRTAICDTFPEPNRRLLQRILIMMETVADNKTVNRMSVSAVAACMAPLLLRPLLDGECNLDGQFSMGGGDGSAQLLQAAAAANHAQAIIITLLEEYDNIFGEGDMLSDLYSDSEELGSESEELSEDEIYEDDDEDDGEYSSASSNTDKDFIHASTSRQSGDDRDNPQSHNKGLGHVSHSISHKVTNDLDTEKKVTSSINQSTKKSVEHSENDNVHASTDINSSDNIHRSSTTTDGPPNMQRMTSRRTSVNKKASNINKDAQVERLEATKGELKPEVEAEAKGNSVLKDDLLNKKRAFEVHRLQLEQDVARLEEQVRKELELRKKLETGIKISQQALFSHEKVESDVTSLHKKVSNLEDQYSKPEKLKDSHEATTTSHESKDNKHQFQSYSAKLPPHKQLDPTNNCKQHTYFSKDNSDKQHFYSFSSRLPPSQHSDSTKEMKKSSTTKPKRMNSKNETTGTNSAMSKITNGINFLKERSNQLADELQIMNKDKNKSQSQRHTRKDSQDDLDIQSSMRHKESQLQHLDSHIDREIKTDDQSTNLSMDKLHDESS from the exons ATGGTTGAGTCaaaaacaaacaactctgcaacTACAACCACCAAAAACAATAATGCTAATTTGAAACACAATAACTCTGTCATCAccaataacaacattgaaacgaATAACAACTCAGCTGTCAGTAACAACAAGATCGATGTGAATACCAACTCAGATTCAAAAACAAGCGTTGATGCTCTCGCTCAG GGatatggtggtggtggtacatTATCTCCACATGAGGATGCACAAATGTCTGAGAGCAAACATTCTCTTAATGGAAACAAG AAATGGACACTTGAAACTAGCTTCTTCACATGGGCTATGATCTTTTTGGATTTT GTATACAAAAGTGGGCCATTATTTTTGTCATCCAAAG GGATTGGATGGACCTCTTGGAAGAAAAGGTGGTTTGTTTTGACACAAACCTCATTAGTTTTCTTTCGAAGTGATCCA AATGTTGCGTCTCAAAGAGGATGTGAGGTTAATCTGACCCTTGGTGGCATAGACATCAACAGTTCGGGAAG TGTTGTTGTTAAAGTAGATAAGAAACTCTTGACGGTTTTATTCCCAGATGGTCGTGATGGGAGAGCTTTTACTCTTAAG GCCGAAACTATAGATGATTTAAATGAATGGAAGGATGCATTGGAGGAGGCTTTGGCAAATGCACCAAGTGCTAGCCCAAAAGTGGGGCACAATGGAACATTGAAAAATGAGAACATTGATATTGTCAACGGGTCTTCAGAACAAT CAAACGACCAACCGCTAACAACATCATTGGTCCTTGGTCGTCCAATCTTACTTGCATTGGAAGATATAGATGGAACCCCATCTTTCTTGGAGAAGGCCCTTAGATATGTTGAAGATCATG GATTAAAAGTAGAAGGCATATTGAGGCAAGCTGCGGACGTAGAAGATGTAGAGCGTCGCATCCAAGAATATGAACATG GGAAGGTGGAGTTTACCGCAAATGAGGATGCACATGTTATAGGAGATTGTATAAAG TATGTTCTTCGGGAGTTGCCATCATCCCCGGTTCCAGCATCATGTTGCAATGCTTTGCTAGATGCGTATC GGACCGATCGAGCCACGAGAGTTAATGCCATACGTACAGCTATATGCGACACATTCCCCGAACCAAATCGACGTTTATTACAAAG AATTCTAATAATGATGGAAACGGTCGCTGACAACAAGACAGTGAACAGAATGAGTGTTTCAGCAGTTGCAGCTTGCATGGCACCACTACTTCTTCGTCCCCTTTTGGATGGTGAATGTAACCTTGATGGTCAATTTAgtatgggtggtggtgatggatcTGCTCAACTTCTTCAAGCAGCTGCAGCTGCTAACCATGCCCAAGCAATTATCATCACCCTTCTAGAAGAATACGATAACATATTTGGG GAAGGTGACATGTTAAGTGATCTATACTCTGATTCGGAAGAGCTTGGAAGTGAGAGTGAAGAGCTTAGTGAAGATGAAAtatatgaagatgatgatgaggatgatggTGAATATTCATCTGCGAGTTCTAATACAGATAAAGATTTTATACATGCATCAACATCGAGGCAGAGTGGTGATGATAGAGATAATCCTCAAAGTCATAACAAG GGACTTGGTCATGTTTCACATTCCATCTCCCACAAAGTAACTAATGATCTTGATACCGAAAAAAAAGTAACATCAAGTATTAACCAGTCAACAAAAAAATCAGTTGAGCATTCTGAAAATGACAATGTGCACGCAAGTACAGATATAAATTCAAGTGATAATATTCATCGATCTTCAACTACTACAGATGGACCTCCAAACATGCAACGCATGACTTCTCGCCGAACAAGT GTAAACAAAAAGGCATCAAATATCAATAAAGA TGCTCAAGTTGAAAGGCTTGAGGCCACTAAAGGAGAACTTAAACCAGAAGTTGAAGCGGAG GCGAAAGGAAACTCAGTTTTAAAAGATGACTTGTTAAACAAAAAGAGAGCTTTTGAGGTGCATCGTCTGCAACTCGAGCAAGAT GTGGCAAGATTAGAAGAACAAGTGCGAAAGGAGTTAGAGTTGAGGAAAAAACTTGAGACTGGAATTAAGATATCTCAACAAGCCTTATTTTCACATgaaaag GTAGAAAGTGATGTCACAAGCTTACATAAAAAAGTTAGCAATCTTGAAGACCAGTACTCAAAACCAGAAAAACT AAAAGATTCTCATGAAGCAACAACTACTTCTCATGAGAGTAAG GATAACAAGCATCAATTTCAGTCTTATTCTGCAAAATTACCTCCACATAAGCAACTTGATCCAACAAACAATTGCAAG CAACATACATACTTTAGCAAAGATAACAGTGACAAACAACACTTCTACTCCTTTTCTTCAAGATTACCTCCTAGTCAACACTCTGATTCAACAAAAGAAATGAAAAAGTCTTCGACAACCAAGCCTAAACGAATGAACTCAAAGAATGAG ACTACCGGTACAAATTCAGCAATGTCAAAGATTACAAATGGTATTAATTTCTTGAAAGAAAGAAGCAACCAACTAGCAGATGAGTTGCAGATCATGAACAAAGATAAGAATAAAAGCCAATCTCAAAGGCACACCCGAAAAGACTCACAAGATGATTTGGATATCCAATCATCTATGAGACACAAAGAAAGTCAATTGCAACACTTGGATTCACATATAGATAGAGAGATAAAAACAGATGATCAATCTACAAATTTATCAATGGATAAACTGCATGATGAGAGTTCCTAA